In Suricata suricatta isolate VVHF042 unplaced genomic scaffold, meerkat_22Aug2017_6uvM2_HiC HiC_scaffold_1170, whole genome shotgun sequence, the sequence AACATGCCTAATGGTTTGGCTCCCGCGTCAGCACGGCTGGCTCCCACAAAGAAACCTGTGAGTTGGAGAGGCCCTTCTGTGGTTGGGGCTGGGCTGCAGAACATGGGAAACACATGCTACATGAATGCAGCCCGGCAGTGTCTGACATACACGCCACCACTCTCCACCTATATGCTGTCCCAGGCGCACTCCCGATTCTGTAGGAAGCAGACATTCTGCATGCTGTGTGGTCTGCAGGCTCACATGACCAGGGCCCTCTGCCATCCCGGAGAAGTGATCTGGCCTCCGCTCAAACTGTTCACTGCCTTTCACATGCACAGGCAGGAAGATGCCCATGAGTTTCTGATGTTCATTCTGGATGCCATGCACCAAGCGTGTTGGCATGAGGACAGGCCTTCAGAGCCTCAGGCTGAGGACACCACCCTCATCCGGCAAACCTTTGGAGGATACTGGAGGTCTCAAATACAGTGTCTCCAATGCCAGGGGATTTCCAACACTTTCGACCCTTACCTGGACATTAGCCGGATATCAGGGCAGCTCAGAGTGTGAGCCAGGCTTTGCAACAGTTGGTGAAGCCCGAGCAGCTTGATGGCCAAAATGCTTATCGTTGTAGTACTTGTCTCGACAAGGTATCTGCTTCCAAGACGGTGACTTTGGACACTTGCTCCAAGGTCCTCATGCTGGTATTGAAACGATTCTCCCATTTCACGGGCAGCAAACTGGCGACGGAAGTCCAATATCCTGAGTGCCTGGACATGCAACCATACATGTCTGAGCAGAAGGGGGGATCCATGATTTACATGCTCTATGCCGTGCTGGTGCACTCGGGGTGGAATGGTCAC encodes:
- the LOC115284602 gene encoding LOW QUALITY PROTEIN: ubiquitin carboxyl-terminal hydrolase 17-like protein 6 (The sequence of the model RefSeq protein was modified relative to this genomic sequence to represent the inferred CDS: inserted 1 base in 1 codon), translated to MEATSPQVRQEFQFDIFPRLKSSGSNRGGVEGPGPTLPENPSPSSQILHNMPNGLAPASARLAPTKKPVSWRGPSVVGAGLQNMGNTCYMNAARQCLTYTPPLSTYMLSQAHSRFCRKQTFCMLCGLQAHMTRALCHPGEVIWPPLKLFTAFHMHRQEDAHEFLMFILDAMHQACWHEDRPSEPQAEDTTLIRQTFGGYWRSQIQCLQCQGISNTFDPYLDISXDIRAAQSVSQALQQLVKPEQLDGQNAYRCSTCLDKVSASKTVTLDTCSKVLMLVLKRFSHFTGSKLATEVQYPECLDMQPYMSEQKGGSMIYMLYAVLVHSGWNGHSGHYFCYIKAGNGQWYKMDDAKVTACDVTLALSQHAYVLFYIQKSEW